Genomic segment of Parabacteroides pacaensis:
ATGAAAAGGACTGCTACTATCACAACGATAAGGTATAAACCAGGTGCAATCATAAAGTTTAAAGTGTTAGTTTGTAAATAATAATTATTGTTTTTCTACTAATAACGTATTTTCATTCAGGGCCTCTTTCACGCGGATGGGAGTGCCGTTCGCCAGTTTGTCGCCGTCTGTTACGGCATTATATTCCCTTATTGCACCTTGGATGGAGATTTGTACTTTACCTTCGCCCTGCCGTTTGCCGGGTATCGTGAGGTAAACGGTTCCTTTGCATCCCGTTGCTGTTTGTATTCGGATATTCCCGGATTGTTCCATCCCACTTAGCCATTTGAAGATGTACATTACTGCCGTTACTAACAAGATACCTACTATTGCAGCGATAAGAAGTAACAGGAATGTATTGTTTACGGACGAACGCAACGCAATGGCTGTCCATCCGAAGCCTAGAAAGAAGTTTATAAAATTACGGAAGGTAAACAATTGGAACGGGTGAGAAGAGTCCGGCGGGGTATCCGTGTCGAAATCGACATCTGTTCCTATGTCTATATCGGAATCCATGCCAACGAAGGTCATGATTGTTTCCACGATAAATACCAAGCTGGCAAAGATTGTGATTCCCCATAGGGATTTCATAAATAAATCGAGAGTAGACCACCATTCTTGCATTATGTTTCTTATTTTAAGGGTATATATTGTTTTTCATGTTAATACCCGTAAAGATAAGAATTAAAAGTGAGACAAAGAAAAGCTTTGTGATAGAATTATAAGGTAAAGTAAGAAAAAGGTTATCCGGTTCATCTTTACAAAAAAACGTGCAAACCCTTTTAACAAGGTTTGCACGCTTTGGTTGTGATGATACTAAAAGTTTTTTACAATACTGCTGAAAGTTTCCGGATGTTGGCAAGCCTTTCGAGGAAAGACTTATCCGACTTGGCTACTTGCATATCATACTGAGCTTGTAGGCGAATCCAAATCTCTGCGTCAATACCGAGTGCTGCTTCAAATAAAAGAGCATATTGTGTCGAAACGGCACGTTTGCCGTTCAGTATTTCATTGAGCAATGTCGGAGAAATACCCATCTGCGCAGCCAATTTTCTTTGCGACAGTCCACGGTATTCAATTTCATCCTTTATCATTTCGCCCGGATGAGTCGGCTCAAACGGAGTGAGGTTGTTGGCAATCATCCTTGGGTCAACACCTTTTATTGTAATCATAATGGCTTTTATTTGTAATGGTTCGACAAATCTATTATATTGCATACGGTAATAACCGGTTCGTCCATCGTTTCCCTCACTGTGAACTCTAATCGGTATTTGTCGTTCACTCGTATGGATGAAATACCTTTCTTGTCACCTTTCAATGCTTCGTAATTCAGTGAATTAATCTGCATGAGTTTTTCTATATTTTGTGTATTCAAAAGTGTATCAATACATCTTTTGTAACGTTTTACGATGTCAGGCTGGTAACAGTGCTTCTTGTCGCTCGTTTTTCCCTTCTCGTAAAGGTCTTGTAGGTATGTCTCTTCGAAGGCAACAAACATATTTATTATCGTATTATGTTACAAAGATAATGCTTTTACCGATGTTCACAATAGTGTGAACGTTTTTATAACTTTCCAGTCGTTAAAGTGTGTAAAACAATGACAGTAGGAATTGAAAGATAATCTCATTTTGTTATGGAAGGTAAGGTAGAGAACCTGCTACTATATCTTTATAAATAATTAACCTTTAAAATTTGGTGAGGTAATTAGGGATTATATACATTTGCGAACCTACTTAATCGGTTTAATAGCTGTATTTATGAGAACATCCTTGAAAGACATAGCAGAAAAATTGAACCTGTCTAAAGCAACTATTTCATGGACCCTTTCAGGAAAGGGAGATGAAAAAGGCATAAGTATGGCTACCCAAGAAAAAGTATTTCAATGCGCTAAGGAACTGAATTACCAACCTAATTTATTAGCCAGGAGTTTACATAGCGGATATTCCAAAACAATTGGTTTGATTATTCCGGACATCACGGATTCTTTTTATTCTAAGATTGCCTGTGTGATAGAAAAAGAAGCAGATGCCAGAGGCTATTCGGTGATGATAGGTAACTCGGAATCCAGGATTGACAAAGAAAACAAATTGATCCATCTTTTAAAAGCCAAGCAAGTAGACGGCATCATATTAGCTCCTACTAAAGTTTCTAAAAGTGAAATCCAAACATTAGTAGACGAGTCTTTTCCTTTAGTCTTGTTCGACCGTTATTTCCCCCAGATAAACACGAATTATGTAATTATTGACAATGAAGAAAGCAGTTACCAATTAGTACATAAAATGATCAGGAACGGAGCCCGTAAAATTGCCATAATTACTACCAACTCGTATCTGCGAACCATGAATATGAGGCGGGAAGGCTATGCCCGGGCATTGATGGAAATGGACCTTCCTGTGGAGCCCGAACTCTACGGAGAAGTTCCTTTTGTAGATTATGAGCATGGCATCGATAAAATATTAGATCGTATCTTCGCAGAAGTCCCGGATGTGGATGCGTTTTTCTTTACCACTCATATATTGGCCATTGAAGCTTTCCGGTATTTTTATGACAAAGGGATCGATGTCAAGAAATATGAGTTAGCTTGCATACACAGTATATCTTCTTTTCGGGCATTAGCACCTAACATTAATATTGCGTTCATGCCTATTGATGAAATCGGAGAGAATACAGTGAGAATTTTATTGAAGTCTATAGAACACAGGCAAAAGAACCCAAGAGAAACACAAAAAGTAGAATCAGTTCTTTTACACTGTACTATTTCAACTCCTTAATATTTTTTTCTTTCTATACTTAATCGGTTAAGTCTTTTAATAAATCATACAATGAAAAACAGGAAATACGAAATTTACATCAGATTAGCTCTGGGAATCTTACTGCTTACAGCATGCAAAAAGGATAAAGTAGAAGTATCCGGGATGTACTGCGAGTATTTGAGGGCTCCTATTTGTATTGACACCCCGCACCCACGGTTTGTATGGAATTATTCTTCCGAAGCCAATGATTTTGAACAGGGAGAATATAGTTTGAGTATTTCTACGGATAAGCAACTCTTAACGAAACACCCAGGTAATAACAAGGAATTTTGGTGGAATTCAGGTAATATACAATCCGGAGAATCTATCGGGAAATATACCGGACAAGAAAAATTATTATCCCATACTAAATATTATTGGCAGGTCACCACCTCTGATAAAAATAACAAATACACGATAGTTTCCCCCATAGATAGCTTTGAAACAGCCATACTGACCCCGGATGAATGGAAAGGCGTTTGGATTACAGACCGTCACGACAAAGATTTCACCCCGGCTCCCATGTTACGTAAATCTTTTGTTGTGAAAGATAATCCGATCCGGCAAGCTAAATTATTCCTCAGTGCTGCGGCATATTGTAAAATGAATATGAACGGTACTCCCGTCTCTGCATCCGTACTGAATCCAGGGTATACACATTACGATAAGAGAAGCTTATATAGTGTATTTGACGTTACGTCCTTGCTGCAACCTGGGGAAAATGTACTTTCGGCTGTATTGGGAAACGGCTTTTATAACGAGATTGCTCCTGTGGCGACTTGGGACTTTGAAAAAGCCCGCTGGCGTAACCGGGCACGGATGATTTGCGAATTGCACCTTCAATATATCGATGGTACTTCTCAGGTTATCACCTCGGATGCTTCCTGGAAGACAACAACCGGCCCATACCTGCAAAACAATATTTATAGCGGAGATCTGTACGATGCCCGCTTGGAAATAGAAGGATGGGAACAAGCCGGCTTTAACGATTCTGGTTGGGAGAATGCCGTACAGGTCGAAGCTCCTTCCCCTTTGTTAGTGGCTCAAACAATGCCATCTATCGAGGTGGAACGTGAAATAAGCGCAGCTTCGATGAAAAACTTCGGAGATACTCTCTACGTCTATGATTTCGGTGTGAACATGTCAGGATTCTGTCGTCTTTCCATCCGCGGTGAAAAAGGAACAAAAGTAACCTTAAGGCATGCCGAAATACAGAAAGCCGACGGAAATATTGAAATGGGAAACATCGACATATATTATAAACCTCTACCTGACCTGGCGTTTCAGACGGATACTTATATCCTGAACGGAGGAGAAGAGGAATTTACCCCTCATTTTACTTATCACGGATTCCGATATGTAGAAGTAAAAGCCGACCGCCCGGTGAAGTTATCCAAGGAAAGTTTGAAAGCCCTGTTTATCCATACCGCAGTAGAACCGGTCGGTCGGTTTAGCTGTTCTAATGAGCTGTTGAACAAAATCCGGAAAGCGACAAACCAATCCTATTTATCTAACCTGATGAGTATTCCGACGGATTGTCCCCAACGGGAAAAGAACGGTTGGACGGCAGATGCCCATATCTGTATGGATTTAGGATTACTCAATTATGACGGCATTACATTTTACGAAAAATGGATCAACGACTTCGTAGACAATCAAACTGCCGAAGGCCGGATTTCCGGTATTATTCCCAGTTCG
This window contains:
- a CDS encoding NfeD family protein → MQEWWSTLDLFMKSLWGITIFASLVFIVETIMTFVGMDSDIDIGTDVDFDTDTPPDSSHPFQLFTFRNFINFFLGFGWTAIALRSSVNNTFLLLLIAAIVGILLVTAVMYIFKWLSGMEQSGNIRIQTATGCKGTVYLTIPGKRQGEGKVQISIQGAIREYNAVTDGDKLANGTPIRVKEALNENTLLVEKQ
- a CDS encoding family 78 glycoside hydrolase catalytic domain, encoding MKNRKYEIYIRLALGILLLTACKKDKVEVSGMYCEYLRAPICIDTPHPRFVWNYSSEANDFEQGEYSLSISTDKQLLTKHPGNNKEFWWNSGNIQSGESIGKYTGQEKLLSHTKYYWQVTTSDKNNKYTIVSPIDSFETAILTPDEWKGVWITDRHDKDFTPAPMLRKSFVVKDNPIRQAKLFLSAAAYCKMNMNGTPVSASVLNPGYTHYDKRSLYSVFDVTSLLQPGENVLSAVLGNGFYNEIAPVATWDFEKARWRNRARMICELHLQYIDGTSQVITSDASWKTTTGPYLQNNIYSGDLYDARLEIEGWEQAGFNDSGWENAVQVEAPSPLLVAQTMPSIEVEREISAASMKNFGDTLYVYDFGVNMSGFCRLSIRGEKGTKVTLRHAEIQKADGNIEMGNIDIYYKPLPDLAFQTDTYILNGGEEEFTPHFTYHGFRYVEVKADRPVKLSKESLKALFIHTAVEPVGRFSCSNELLNKIRKATNQSYLSNLMSIPTDCPQREKNGWTADAHICMDLGLLNYDGITFYEKWINDFVDNQTAEGRISGIIPSSGWGYDDWIGPVWDAAMFIIPMALYHYYGDTKSMETIWPVCEKYLAYLASREDADGTVTYGIGDWVFYDTQTPTDYTTTCYYYLDNLYMSRFARLIGKEGSAYARKAEKLKTFINTRYFNAEKGLYANGSQAAQGVALYLGIVPPEYEQKVADNLSLLVKKNQNRLDFGMLGSKTVLRMLTKYGYADQAYELATGEESPSWGNWIKKGLTTLAETWKLSHTFKDASLNHVFLGDIDAWMYNALAGINYDEQQPGFKHILIQPHFVKDLDWVKAEYRSIKGLIRSEWKRSGNEILMNLTIPVNTTATVTVGKEEIELPAGEHSLKFLDE
- a CDS encoding LacI family DNA-binding transcriptional regulator; protein product: MRTSLKDIAEKLNLSKATISWTLSGKGDEKGISMATQEKVFQCAKELNYQPNLLARSLHSGYSKTIGLIIPDITDSFYSKIACVIEKEADARGYSVMIGNSESRIDKENKLIHLLKAKQVDGIILAPTKVSKSEIQTLVDESFPLVLFDRYFPQINTNYVIIDNEESSYQLVHKMIRNGARKIAIITTNSYLRTMNMRREGYARALMEMDLPVEPELYGEVPFVDYEHGIDKILDRIFAEVPDVDAFFFTTHILAIEAFRYFYDKGIDVKKYELACIHSISSFRALAPNINIAFMPIDEIGENTVRILLKSIEHRQKNPRETQKVESVLLHCTISTP
- a CDS encoding HigA family addiction module antitoxin, which codes for MITIKGVDPRMIANNLTPFEPTHPGEMIKDEIEYRGLSQRKLAAQMGISPTLLNEILNGKRAVSTQYALLFEAALGIDAEIWIRLQAQYDMQVAKSDKSFLERLANIRKLSAVL
- a CDS encoding type II toxin-antitoxin system RelE/ParE family toxin codes for the protein MFVAFEETYLQDLYEKGKTSDKKHCYQPDIVKRYKRCIDTLLNTQNIEKLMQINSLNYEALKGDKKGISSIRVNDKYRLEFTVRETMDEPVITVCNIIDLSNHYK